From Escherichia fergusonii ATCC 35469:
CCTGTAATGCAGGTAAAGCGATCCCACCACCAGCCAATAAAATTAAAACAGGGAAAACTAACCAACCTTCAGATATAAACGCTAAAAAGGCAAATGCACTACTATCTGCAATAAATCCGAGCAGTACTGCCGTTTTTTCGCCCCATTTAGTGGCTATTCTTCCTGCCACAAAGGCTTGGAATACTGAGTGTAAAAGACCAAGACCCGCTAATGAAAAGCCAACCATCATGCTATTCCATCCAAAACGATTTTCGGTAAATAGCACCCACACCGTTGCGGGAATTTGGCCTATCAATTGCGCTGAAAAATAAATAATCAACAAAATGGGCATCGTTTTAAATAAAGTGATGTATACCGAATTCGATTGCGTCTCAACCCCTACTTCGGTATCTGTATTATCACGTGTATTTTTGGTTTCACGGAACCAAAACATAACCACAAGGAAAGCGACAATATTTAGCAACGCAGCGATAAAAAAGGGACTATGCGGTGAAATCTCTCCTGCAAAACCACCAATAATAGGCCCCGCTATTAAACCAAGCCCAAAACTTGCCCCTAACCAACCGAACCACTTCACGCGTTGAGAAGCTGAGGTGGTATCGGCAATGACCGATGCCGCGACAGCCCCAGTAGCTCCTGTGATCCCTGAAAGCAAACGGCCTAAATACAGCATCCAAAGCGCACTTGAAAAAGCCAGCAATAAGTAATCCAGCGATGCGCCTATTAATGACAACAACAGCACTGGGCGCCGACCAAATCGGTCAGACATTTTTCCAAGCCAAGGAGCAAAGATAACCTGCATTAACGCATAAAGTGCAAGCAATACGCCAAAGTGGTTAGCGATATCTTCCGAAGCAATAAATTCACGTAATAACGTTGGCAAGACTGGCATGATAAGGCCAATCCCCATGGCATCGAGTAACGTAATTACCAATGCGATCTTTGTCGAACTATTCATTTCACTTTTCTCTATCACTGATAGGGAGTGGTAAAATAACTCTATCAATGATAGAGTGTCAACAAAAATTAGGAATTAATGATGTCTAGATTAGATAAAAGTAAAGTGATTAACAGCGCATTAGAGCTGCTTAATGAGGTCGGAATCGAAGGTTTAACAACCCGTAAACTCGCCCAGAAGCTAGGTGTAGAGCAGCCTACATTGTATTGGCATGTAAAAAATAAGCGGGCTTTGCTCGACGCCTTAGCCATTGAGATGTTAGATAGGCACCATACTCACTTTTGCCCTTTAGAAGGGGAAAGCTGGCAAGATTTTTTACGTAATAACGCTAAAAGTTTTAGATGTGCTTTACTAAGTCATCGCGATGGAGCAAAAGTACATTTAGGTACACGGCCTACAGAAAAACAGTATGAAACTCTCGAAAATCAATTAGCCTTTTTATGCCAACAAGGTTTTTCACTAGAGAATGCATTATATGCACTCAGCGCTGTGGGGCATTTTACTTTAGGTTGCGTATTGGAAGATCAAGAGCATCAAGTCGCTAAAGAAGAAAGGGAAACACCTACTACTGATAGTATGCCGCCATTATTACGACAAGCTATCGAATTATTTGATCACCAAGGTGCAGAGCCAGCCTTCTTATTCGGCCTTGAATTGATCATATGCGGATTAGAAAAACAACTTAAATGTGAAAGTGGGTCTTAAAAGCAGCATAACCTTTTTCCGTGATGGTAACTTCACGGTAACCAAGATGTCGAGTTAACCACCCTTTAGATTCATAAAGCGAAAATAATGCGGCTCCAACGTACCCACCTAAATGGAAACGGCGTTCACTCCAATCTAAACACGCACAACAGATTTTACGTGAATGTTTGGAAGGAACGTCAATTCCCATTTCATGAAAATATTGAATACCACTTAATGTGATCATTGAACCATTTTCAGTGATCCATTGCTGTTGACAAAGGGAATCATAGATCTTAACGGCAACTTCGCCAGCTAAATGATCATAGCAAGTACGTGCTTTTCGTAAATGCACTGGCGTGGAAACTTTGGCATGTACGCCATGGTTTAAGGAGATCCCCATCATACTTTCCATCAATTCAGCAATATCTTTTCCTGCTAGCCGAAAATAACGATGCTTGCCTTGAGCTACTACTGTGATTAGCTGGCAATCTAATAATTTAGATAAATGACTGCTCGCCGTTGAAGCTGATATATTCGCCACAGAACTTAGCTCAGTGGCCGTCCAAGCTCGCCCATCCATCAAAGCACTGAGTATTTTAACTCGTGAAATGTCAGACATAGCCGCCCCTATCGCGGCTATTGAGGACTCAAAGGTAACCTCTTTTCGTATTAAATTAGCCATCGCAAGTTCACTTTATTGCCCAAGGGAGCGTAACAGATGCAGCCATACTATCATTGTCCGTTATTAATATCAGTTGGTTAGCATGGTCACTGTATTGCACTAAAATATTAATGTTATTCTCCGCCAATACTCGTGCTATTTCGCCAAGTTCCCCCGGTTTTTCCTGTTTTAACTTACGAATTAATGGTGTCCGGATCGCAAGTACTAACAGTCCAGCTTGCTCTAGCGCTATTTTAGCTTCCTTTCCTTGTTCAACAAGAAAATGAGCATGGCATTCATCACCAACCGTAAATATCCCTCCCCCTTCCAATCCAATACCTTTATTACCTAATGTTTTTCCTAGTAATGCTAATTGTCCTATTTGATTATCTAAAACAACGTGAACATCAAACATTATCCTTGTCCTTTTTAAATGAATATTCGCGAGTAATATGAGCAATACTAATTTTGTAAAAATCAAATATTGACTCTCGCCCTTCTTGTTGAGCTTTCGCATGTAAAACATGATTTTTCCATTGCAGAACTGCGTATTCGTTTTCCCACCAAGATAGCGATAACATTTTTCCTTCTGTAGCTAGACTTTGAAAACGTTCAATTGAAATAAAACCAGCTACATGACTTAATAGTGGTCTTAACTCCTCAGCTAAAGTCAAATAGCGAGTTTGTTGGTCGGGTTGTATTTGCACCTCAAATATTACAGCAATCATATTTTTCTCCGTTATTAATCAACAAACAGAGTAATCCACCCGAAAATTAACACTTCGATAAGCAACGAAATATAGAAAGGTCATGCTGCTGTTTTATGTTGTATATCACACTTCTTTAAATTGCTCGGCCTGCGCTTATCATGTTCTCCTTCTCTTATAATTTTGTTTATTATTTATACTTTTTTATTTTTTGCTATCACCGAAAATAGTGCGGATCCCGCATGGTATTTAGGTTTACCCATCATTAAATACCATTGTTGTTATTTTAATCTTTTTAATATTTCATGATTAAGATCACACTAAAATTATGACCCTATTAACTAAAAGTTATGGATACCCTAATAAAACTCATTGTTAAAGATTAGTTAACCAAAGTAACTTCATTTTTCACTATTGTTAAATTGTTATAGTGAAAATTCTGGTAAACTAATAGAGGTAAAAAAATGATCCTAGATGCCAGTTATACATTATTAGTCGCATGTATCGCGCTACTCATAGGAATGTTTGTCGTAAAATTTACCCCGTTCCTACAAAAAAACCACATACCAGAAGCCG
This genomic window contains:
- the tet(B) gene encoding tetracycline efflux MFS transporter Tet(B); this encodes MNSSTKIALVITLLDAMGIGLIMPVLPTLLREFIASEDIANHFGVLLALYALMQVIFAPWLGKMSDRFGRRPVLLLSLIGASLDYLLLAFSSALWMLYLGRLLSGITGATGAVAASVIADTTSASQRVKWFGWLGASFGLGLIAGPIIGGFAGEISPHSPFFIAALLNIVAFLVVMFWFRETKNTRDNTDTEVGVETQSNSVYITLFKTMPILLIIYFSAQLIGQIPATVWVLFTENRFGWNSMMVGFSLAGLGLLHSVFQAFVAGRIATKWGEKTAVLLGFIADSSAFAFLAFISEGWLVFPVLILLAGGGIALPALQGVMSIQTKSHQQGALQGLLVSLTNATGVIGPLLFAVIYNHSLPIWDGWIWIIGLAFYCIIILLSMTFMLTPQAQGSKQETSA
- the tetR(B) gene encoding tetracycline resistance transcriptional repressor TetR(B), with the protein product MSRLDKSKVINSALELLNEVGIEGLTTRKLAQKLGVEQPTLYWHVKNKRALLDALAIEMLDRHHTHFCPLEGESWQDFLRNNAKSFRCALLSHRDGAKVHLGTRPTEKQYETLENQLAFLCQQGFSLENALYALSAVGHFTLGCVLEDQEHQVAKEERETPTTDSMPPLLRQAIELFDHQGAEPAFLFGLELIICGLEKQLKCESGS
- a CDS encoding ArsR/SmtB family transcription factor gives rise to the protein MANLIRKEVTFESSIAAIGAAMSDISRVKILSALMDGRAWTATELSSVANISASTASSHLSKLLDCQLITVVAQGKHRYFRLAGKDIAELMESMMGISLNHGVHAKVSTPVHLRKARTCYDHLAGEVAVKIYDSLCQQQWITENGSMITLSGIQYFHEMGIDVPSKHSRKICCACLDWSERRFHLGGYVGAALFSLYESKGWLTRHLGYREVTITEKGYAAFKTHFHI
- a CDS encoding antibiotic biosynthesis monooxygenase family protein, which produces MIAVIFEVQIQPDQQTRYLTLAEELRPLLSHVAGFISIERFQSLATEGKMLSLSWWENEYAVLQWKNHVLHAKAQQEGRESIFDFYKISIAHITREYSFKKDKDNV